From the Mahella australiensis 50-1 BON genome, the window CGCCACAGGATCCAAATAATCCGTTGCCAGAAGGACAGATACCTCAGCCGGTGACTGTGTTAAAAGTAAGCAAGGAAACGCTTAGCTTTACAGTGACACAAATGCGCACGGCTTTTGGAGCAAACAGAATAAAGAGCTATCTTATAAGTAGCTTTACCAAAGACGGCAATGGCTATATTATCGCGGGCAAGGGTTATGGCCATGGCAGGGGTATGAGTCAGTATGGCGCTATGCATAGAGCCAAGGCCGGGGAGAAGTATACCGATATACTGAATTTCTATTATCCGGTAGTCGGTCGTGTTACTTATTCTATACCTGTACAACCGATATCTATAAGCGGTGTATCGGATATACCCGATCCTTATAACGCCAATGCCGGGGATTTGATAATATCATACAGTATTAGCCGTGATGCCAACGTTACGGTTAAAATATGGGACAGCGCCAAACGGCAGGTTGCTGTGGCTGCGAACGGTGTATCACAGAAAGCTGGTACCAACAACGTGCGCTGGGATGGTGCGTCGATGAACGAAGGCAATTACTATTATACCGTAGAGGTTGCAGATAGCGCAGGGAATAAAGCGAATGCATGCGGGAGCTTTCAACTGGTTAAAAACGGTACACCGGGTCGCGGTGAGGATAGACCCACGCCAACGCCGACTACACAGACAGGTACGGTGAAGGTAGGTTCGACGCTGAATGTACGCAGCGGTGCTGGCACCCAGTACAAAGTGGTAGGCAGCTTGAAGAATGGCACCAAAGTAGAAGTATTGGGTGAAAGCGGTAGCTGGTACAAGATAAAGTATGGAAGCATAACAGGTTATGTCAGCGGGCAGTACCTGGTGGTTAGCGGTACAAACCCTGCACCGACACCGACGCCACCATCTACACCGAGCAGTCAGACAGGTACGGTGAAGGTAGGCTCGATGCTGAATGTACGCAGCGGTGCTGGCACCCAGTACAAAGTGGTAGGCAGCTTGAAGAATGGCACCAAAGTAGAAGTATTGGGTGAAAGCGGTAGCTGGTACAAGATAAAGTATGGAAGCATAACAGGTTATGTCAGCGGGCAATACCTGGTGGTATAATAAAGTTCGATAAAGAAGACTACAGAAAATGCTTATTCTGTGGTCTTCTTTTTGTGCGGGCAAGTATATTTAAAAGTCAGCTATGATGTACAGAACTATGGATTACCCTATACCCTGCTTTCGTGGCATTTTTCGTTGACATAGCGGTATATTATATATATAATAGAAGCAAATATACTCTAAATATTTACATATATTAGTGATAAATTAGCAAAGGCAGGGATGCGTATCGTGGCTAAGGAGGAAGGTAAGGTTTCCGATGCGGTCGTCAGGCGCTTGCCCAGGTACTACAGATATGTACGCGAGCTTATGCGCAACGGGGTAACTCGCGTATCGTCTGCAGAGTTGAGCAAAAGGATGGGGCTGACTGCCTCGCAAATACGCCAGGATTTTAATTGCTTTGGCGGTTTTGGGCAGCAGGGCTACGGTTATAACGTCGAGGAACTCTACGAGCAGTTGACAAGAATATTGGGGCTAGATGAGCAATATAATACTATAATAATAGGAGCTGGGAATATAGGCCAGGCTATAGCCAATTATACCGATTTCGAGAAGGATGGTTTTATATTGCAAGCGTTATTTGATATAAACCCGCGGTTAATAGGGCTGGCTATAAGGGGTATTGAAATCCGCGATATAGATGAGCTTGGAGCATTTGTGCAGCAACATCCAATAGATATAGCCATAATAGCTACGCCCAGGGCGAAGGCGCAGGAAGTGGCCGATATGGTGGTTAGATACGGTATAAAAGCTATATGGAACTTCGCTCCTGTGGATATAGTGGTGCCGTCCGATGTAGTAATAGAGAATGTCCATCTCAGCGATAGCTTATATACGCTTTCGTATAAGATAAAAGAATTGAGGAGTGATCCAGATTGAAAGCGAGCCATCAGATTATAGGGTTGCCGGTTATATCAGCTCAAGAGGGTATTGAAGCTGGCAATATAAAAGAGCTCCTAATAGATCCTCAAAAGAGGGCGGTGCGTTTTGCAGTGGTAGATGATGGACAATGGTACTTTGGTGCAAATATAGTGGATATAAGCGATATACTTGGTATAGGAGATGATGCCATTGTTATAAAAAGCCGCGATGCTATAAAGAAGATAACTGAGGTAGAAGAAGCGGTTCGACTGGTTAAAGTTGAGCCGCCCTTATTAGGTCAGATTGTAATGACGCATAAGGGCAAAATCGTAGGTACTGTAGAAGAATATTTCGTACATGAGGATAACGGCCATTTATTGGGCTGCCGGATTCAATCATCATCGGAAACTGAGGATGCAGATTTTGTGCCTGATGACAACATATTGACGTATGGAACCAAGGCTGTGGTTATAAAGTTGCCGCACGAAGAAGAGAGTGCTGCTGAAGAAAGGCAGCCGGAGGTTGAAATCGGGCAGGAAGCCGCTGCTTCTGATGGGAAAGAACAATATAAAAATGTCTTTATAGAGCGTCAGAAAGCTTTTTTAATAGGTAGACGCGTTACAAAAGATATAAATGATATGGATGGCAAGATAATAATATCCAAGGATACGATGCTGGATGAAGAAATTATAGAGATTGCTGCCCAAGCGGGCAAACTAGTAGAACTTACCATGAATAGCAGGCCATGAAATGTTAAGCTTTTTTTACAGATGTTATAAATGTATTAAATTTCACATATTTTCTTTACTTTTTCTATTCTATAAATTATCATTTATATATGAACCATGAAACATAGGTGGGAGGAAACTATATGTCCGTACAGGCTTCGAGTGTTCCCGTTCACAAGAAAAAAACGTGGATAATATGGTGGATTATAGTATTTGTTTTGCTTGTAATTGCCGGTGCCGCGGCCGGCATAGGTATGGCCAATATAAAGGGAATACTGGATGCTCAAACGTTTTATTGGAATGTCAGCGTAGATGGGATAGACCTGACGGGTATGACAAAGGATCAAGCTATGGCGATCATAGGTCAGGCAAGACAAGCTGACTTAGACAAGATAAAGCTTCAATTACAATATCAGGATAAATCATGGGGGTTTGATTATAAAGATATAGCGGCCAGTTATGATGTGGAACAACAGATCGAAAAGGCTTATGCTGTAGGCCGACAAGGCAATGCTATTGAAAGATTAAAGGAAATATACACTGTAAAGCAACAAGGGGCAGCATTTCATACTACATTTACCTATGATATTTCTTTGCTTAAAGATGATGTAGAGGCAATAGCCAAAGAACTCGAGATAAAGCCGGTGGACGCTACCGTGAAGTTTACGCCGAATGTATCAGCGGCTAATCGTTTTAAGTTTACCGAAGAACGGATCGGACGCAAAATGGATGTTGATAAAGCTATGGAGGCTTTATCGGCGGCAGTAAAGAATAACCGATATGAGCCTATAGAATTGGTAGTTAACAAAGTACAGCCAAAGGTTTTCGTGAATGACTTAAAAAAGGCTACATCGCTTGTGGCAGAGTTCTCTACTCCACTTGGTAACAGCACTCCAGACAGGGTGACCAATATAAGGCTTGCATCGGGTGCTTTTAACGGAGAGGTAGTTCAACCCGGAGAGGTTTTCTCGATAAATGAGGCAACCGGTGAGCGTACTCGAGCCAAAGGATACAGGGATGCTAAAGTGTTTAAGGAGGGCGGTAAAGTAATCGAGGATGATCTTGCCGGTGGAGTATGTCAGGTCTCATCTACGCTATACAATGCCGTGCTTATGTCGGGTTTGGAGATAGTAGAACGCTATCATCATTCTCGTCAAACATCCTATATAGATCTGGGCCGCGATGCTACTATAAGCTACGGAGCAGCTGATTTTAAGTTTAAGAACAACCGCAAAACACCGGTGTTTCTTGAGCGTACGGTGGCTAATGGTAAATTAACGGTTAGAATATACGGAGAACCGTTACCTAACGGGCAACGCATAGCTATACGCTCGGAGATCTACGATGTAGTGCCGGCGCCGGCGCCCAAGATGATAGTCGATAAGACGCTAAAGCCAGGCGAGAAGGTAGAAGAGGTGGTGGGCACCGATGGGTATCGCACACGGACATACAAGATAGTGTATGATAAAAATGGAAGGAGATTATCATCTACTGTTATAACTAAAGATTATTATAAGCCTATACAGGGTGTTATACGATATAATCCTGAAAAACCGCAACCTCAACCGGAAACGGATCAATAACAAGATTTATTGTGCCTTCCGATTAGTGGAAGGCATTTTTTAATTGCTAGCGTAAGCGATAAGGCATATAATTATATAGAAAGCTATCATTCAGAAAGGTGGTGCAGGCATTTCGCCGCATATATGACTGAATTAGAAAATAATATCTTGGAAATTCTATCTGATGATCATAGGGTTACTGCTGAGCAAATATCAGCTATGCTCGATGTTGATGTAAAAGATGTAGAGGCTACTATAAAAGCATTGGAAGATCGAGGCGTGATAGTGAAATATAATACTATCATAAATTGGGAGAAAACCGATAGGGAGTTCGTTACGGCACTTATAGAGGTTAAGGTAGTGCCTCAGAGGGATCAAGGATTTGACGTGATAGCCGAACGCATCTATCGTTTTCCCGAAGTGCAATCAGTATATTTGATGTCTGGCGATTACGATTTGGCAGTTACGGTAGAAGGTAAGACCATGAAGGATATTGCCTATTTTGTAGCTGAGAGATTATCGCCGCTGGAGTCGGTGCTGAGTACAGCAACACACTTTATATTGAAGAAATATAAAGTTGAAGGTATCATACTGGAAGATCACGAACAGGATCACAGACTGGCGGTGAGTCCGTGAATATAAAGGATATGATATCTCCGGTTATCAGAGATATGCCACCTTCAGGTATAAGGCGTTTTTTCGATTTGGTAGACGAGATCGAAGGAGCAGTATCCTTGGGTGTAGGTGAACCGGACTTTATAACGCCATGGCATATAAGAGAGGCCAGCATACATTCTTTGGAAGAGGGTTACACGCATTATACATCCAACTGGGGATTACCTAGCCTGCGCAGAGAGATCGCGCGTTACCTATCCCATCGCTTTAACGTCACTTATAGCCCTGAGGACCAGATAATCGTTACTGTAGGGGCCAGCGAGGCTATAGACCTGGCATTGAGAGCGATAGTGACCACAGACGATGAGGTATTGGTTCCTGAGCCCTCCTATGTGTCTTATATGCCTTGTGTGGAGATGGCGGGCGGTCGCGTGGTGCCCATAGTGACCAAGGCTGAGGATGAGTTCCGTCTTACAGCACAGGCATTGCGGGAGACTATAACGCCCCGTACCAAAGCGCTTATACTGCCTTATCCTAATAATCCTACCGGGGGAATAATGCTGCGTTCCGATCTTGAGGCTATAGCTGATGCATTGAAGGATACTGATATACTCGTATTATCGGATGAGATATATGCAGAACTTACATATGGCGATACAACGCATGTCAGCATAGCGTCTTTGCCGGGTATGGAAGAAAGAACGGTAGTTATAAGTGGATTTTCCAAGGCTTTTGCTATGACGGGATGGCGTGTCGGCTATGCGGCCGGGCATAAGGATATAATAGCAGCTATGGTCAAGATACATCAATACACCATGCTCTGCGCACCTATTATGAGCCAAATAGCCGCAACAGAAGCGCTGCGGGCCGGTTATAATGATGGCTATGAAGATATAAAACGCATGCATAGGGAGTATGACAGGCGGCGGAGACTTATGGTTAAAAGCTTTAATGATATGGGGTTAGAGTGCTTTGAGCCCAGAGGCGCGTTTTACGTGTTTCCGTCTATACAGCGTACTGGTATGAGCAGCGATGAATTTTGCGAAAGGCTGTTGCAGGAACAAAAGGTGGCTGTTGTACCGGGTAATGCTTTCGGTGCTAGTGGAGAAGGTTTCATACGTTGTTCCTATGCTTATTCTATAGATGCGTTGACAGAAGCGTTAAAGCGCATCAAAGCATTTGCTGAAAAATATGTGCGTTAAATTTGAAAACATATATTGTATAAAATACTATCATTCGTATGTGACATGACTGTTCAGTTATCCCACAGGCGTGGTAACTGATTAGCCTCCGGCTCATGTGTTCCGGATATCTGGTGAAACTAAAGCTCGTTTCGGGAATTTCCAAAGCGCCGATAATCCCTCGTTATCTTGTTATTCTAGGGCGGGATCGTCTTTAGCATTGTTTAGATATTTCGTTGCGCTGGGAAATTCTTATCCTACACTTCGCTAAGTTTCACCAGATATCCTTCACAAAATCGTCTTGAGGCTAATAGTTACCTTCCCCTATGCAAATAACACTGAATAATCACTATGTAATATGCGAGGTGTGGAAAGCTTCATAATTGCTATTGCTAGGTGTATAACCACATGGTATAATGTACAAAAGTTTATTTTTTGAAAAGGAAATGTTTATGAAATTACCCAAACTGAGGATAGGAAATTTAATAGCCAGGATACCGATTATACAGGGTGGAATGGGCGTTGGTATATCGCTGTCAGGATTGGCGTCGGCTGTAGCTAATGAGGGCGGCATAGGCGTCATATCGGGTACTGCAGTAGGATTTCGTGAGCCCGATTTTAGGTTGCATTATCGTGCTTCATCGATAAAAGGCCTTAAAGAAGAGATACGCAAGGCGCGAGAGTACAGCCCTGATGGAATAATAGGGTTAAATCTTTTGTCTGCTATGACCAACTTTGCTGAACTGGCTAAAGCTGCAGTGGAAGAGGGTATAGACATAATATTTGCGGGAGCAGGTCTGCCAATGCGCCTGCCCGAGGTCACAAAAGGCACTGATACCAAGGCTGTTCCTATAGTATCATCGGCCAGAGCTGCGGTACTTATATGTAAAAATTGGGATAATAAATATAGCGTTGTACCTGACGCTATAGTTGTCGAGGGTCCTTTAGCAGGTGGACATCTTGGTTATTCTGCCAAACAGCTGGATAATATTGATGATATTGATGTGGAAGATATTGCATTGGACGTAAAGAAAAACCTTGTGCCATTTGAACAAAAATATGATAAGCATATACCGGTAGTGGTGGCTGGTGGTATATATGACGGAAATGATATAGCACGAGTGCTGGCTAAAGGATTGGATGGCGTGCAGATGGCCACGCGTTTTGTGGCGACTGATGAATGTGATGCTGATGAACGATTTAAGATGGCTTATGTAAATGCAAAAAAAGAGGACATAATATATATACAAAGTCCAGTGGGGCTTGTGGGCAGGGCTATTAGGAATAAATTTCTGGATGATGTGGCTATGGGCATAAAGAAACCCATACGCTGCCAGTACAATTGTTTAAAGACATGTGATCCAAAAGCGTCGCCATATTGCATAGCCGATGCATTATTAAATGCCAGGCAGGGTGATTTGGATAATGGTTTTGCTTTTGCGGGGGCCAATGTATATAGGATAGACCGCATAGTATCGGTAAAAGAGCTCATAAACGAGCTGGTGGAATCGGCGGAGGCAGCGCTGGATGAAATGGCAAAGCTTATCGAGAGCAATACAGTATAAAATCTGAGTAAATTAATAAAGCCGGGCCTGGGCCCGGCTTTATTAATTCATCATCTCCCATATAGGCTTTAAACGTTGCTGGCCTTCCGGTCCAAGTATTATAGACGGAATGCCTATGATCTCGCATAGATAGTTTAAGGCGCGTACATAGTTGCCTTTTACACCCAGAACATGATTAGCGGGGAATACATTCAAAAATTCCTGGAAATTGCCGTGCACACGTGCATGGACGTGCGGCCAGGTGGGATCAGTTTGAGCATTTATAGCTTTGCGTTGCTCGGCAGGAAGTTCTACATTCTCTCCAGCCATTATAACCATAAATGGTTTGTCATCCCATAAGCCCAATCGCGCAAATGTCATCTGAGCGGGTCCGGCGTCGAATGCCACAGATGCTCCGCCGGCTTTGAAGTAGAACTCAAGCGCCGGATGCAATGTCAGCTTCTTAAAGTTATCAGCGGCATTCATGCTGTAGTTGGCATAATAGCTAGAGTGATTGCCTGAATTACACCAATCCCAAATATCCAATTCAGGATGATATAAACGCACATCCATGAATAATGTGGGCAGGCCACCGCTTATATATTTTAAAAGCTGCATTGTCATAGCTGCATATGAATCCCCCTCAGTGGCACATACCATAGGCTCTTTCGAGCCGTTCCAATCGTACGGATCGTTCATCAGCATCTCGGCTATATCGCCCAGGCATACGTTTTCAGTAAGCTCTCTTTGGCCTTTAAGCCCGCAAAAATCGAAACCTTCCTCTTCATTCACCAGCTTCATGGCCAGGTAAAGGCGTATCTGTGTTTTCAATGTTTCCGGCGTCAGCATATGGCCATCATACAATATACGATCGCCTAAGAGGTCGTTAAACCATTTGAAGCCCTTCTCAACCTCAGCCTCATCGACCTCTTTCTCCATCTTTTTAAGCAACAGCAATTGATCCACGAAAAATACATTAGTGCCAAATGTCTTGACGTTGGGGACAAGGTGAAAATAGCCTGTATCCATGCCCATAGACGGACCGCCGTATATGCCGTATACCTCATTATGCATCGTGGTATAAGCTTCACTGGCGCGCAGCCAATCTAGTACCTGATCTTGAGTGCTTTGATCATTCATATCACCTACTATCCGGTGGGTGCGTATACCAGCCTGGCGCAAAGCGCCATCGGTAGCCAAAAGGCCGACATTTCCCGGATACTGGCCATTGTTGTTAGAAAGGCTTAATATCGGTACATCTCTACCCAGAGAATTGATGAAGGGCCATACCAGATACGGGAAATCCCATACATTGTAGCACATGATTACCTGGCGACAATTGGCTCGGCGTAATTCCTCGCCTATTTTCTGTGCAACCCGCACGCCGGTGATGGTTTCCGAAGCAGTTATTACTTCCGGTGAGGATCCATCGACGTTTTTAAAACGCTGGCGAATTACATCGGCCCAGCCATGCACAACAGCCATATTTTCGGCGTTGTTGAGATTATATACATGTGGGCGCGCGTCGTTCATCATTACTATGCCAATGGGTGTGGAACGCATAAAACAACATCTCCTTTTATGTAGTAACATTATTTGCACTGTATGTAATCGTATTCAGAAAACACATAAACATACAGCGTAACGTTTATAGGATATATATAAATTATACCACGATTTTGCGGTGATGCAACGGTAAAATAATATTTCTTCGATTTGTGATATGTGACTGAAATATGTGATATAAAGCGGAGCAAGTGATATAAAGCCGGAGAACGCCTTAAAATATTGCGTAGCGAATTGCCGGCGTTAACTTGCTCAAGCGAAACGAGTTGTAAGTACGCAATCATTACGTGGAATAAGGCTTGACATATATGTTAAGCCGTAACAAAATCGTCTTGAGGCTAATCGTTACCGTCGCCTACGTGCAACAGCGCCTGTTTGCTACATTTATACCATACTTGCCTAAGTCTAATTTAAGTGATATAATACAAAAAAACGGTAGCATAAAAGAGGGGAAAATATATTATGGATAAGAAATCTATGTCGGCAGTGGAAGAGGTAATTGAATTTGCCAAAGCGAAATTGGAGGAGAGCAAGCAAAATGTTGGAGAAACTTTAGAAGATGAAAGCAAGCGCATGGAAGAGGTAATAAACTTCGCCAAATCTAAGCTTGATGAGGCCGCTGAAGATTCAAAAGCTCAACTTAATGATATAATAAAGTATTCAGAATCAAAACTTGAAGAATTACGCCAAGAAGCTGAAAAAACGAAAAATAAAGTGGAAGATCAGGTGGGAGAAAGTGGTATAGGCGATACTATTACATCGGCAGCCAAATCCTTAAGCGGGGTAATCACTAACTTTGCTAAAAAATTTGGTAAGGAAACGAGTAAGGTTTCTAGAATAATCAGTATAAAATCCGAAGTTGGAACCCTTACTAATACAAGGAAAGATAAGATTGTGGAGCTTGGTGAGGCTTGCCTAAAGATCTATAAGCTCAAGTCATATGATGTGGTATTGCCTTATGAGCTAGAGCATATTATAGATGAAATACAGGATATAGAAAGTCAAATAGAAAATAAAAATGCTGAATTGGAGAAGATACGAAAGGAAGAGGATCTGACGCCTGATGAAATGAGCGAGATAGAGAAAGAAATAGAGAAGAAATAAGCGAATGTTTTTATAAGTTTACTTTTGTACTGGCGTGTATGTTCCCTAAATTTTTTTAAAGGCGGTGAATAATTATGGCGACAAAAAAGCAGGTCGAAGCAGCAAAGGAGAATATTAAGAAAGCTCAGGAAGCGTGGAAAGAAATGTCCCATCGTGAGCGAGCTGTTGCTCAACCTGAGGGTAAAGACAGGGCAGAGCCAGGGGAAGGCGGCGAGGGCGATTATTACCGTATTATTGTGAGACCCAAAGAAGACTTTGTTACCTTCCGTAATCATGATGTGGGTGAACCGGGGCATATTATTCGTTTGGCCGGGAAACGCCGTAATGGTTCATGGGATACACATGCTTGGTTGATCAGTAAAAAAGATGCTCGCATTGAAGGAGAATCGCTTATCCCTGTTACTCAAGATGCTAAGGAAGTAATTGAAGCTCTAGCATCAAAACCCAAACGCATTGAAGGAGACATATTTGAAGCTAAAGAGTCATAACGGTGCTGTAATATATGAAATGGTAATAAGTAAAGGGAGACTATGAACAACGAATATATATATGATGTACGCAATGCCAGGCTGGCAGCGGCGGGATTAACGGTCTATAAAAGCATAACGGAAGATGAAACGGTCAGAAGTTTTCTTGATTTATTGGAGATGATAGATGACGAGTCGTCTATGCCGTATGATATAGTCAACGCTTATCATTGGCTGGTTCACGATTTATTGTCCATTCAAAGCGGTGACGGCGTCAATCCGTGGAAAGACCATATACTAGATCTTGTGCTAAATGATGAAAATGCTTTCAGTAAATATTGCCAGAGCATGGAGGATAATGCCGATATACCATACGCAATACAGCAGGCGGTTAAGAGCGATATGCAATACTTGCAGACATTATGCAGTATAGACAGCGATGTATTAAAGCAAAATATAGGCATGAGGACGGGCATGGTGGCACAGCATTGGCCTGGGTGGGATATACTATATAATCCAGGCTATTCACGTAAAGATGAGCAGCCAAATCAAGCAGATGACAGCTTACAGTGGCTGCAAAACCAACGCATATCGATAAAACGGCGCATAGCGGATAGCGCTTGTTGGTCCGATATGATAGATGCTCTAGCTGAGTTTTATAAAAAGATGGGGATAAGCATTCTCAATAAATATCTCACATTCAGATGGGTTGGAAGTCGCGCAGGATATGCGGGTTATTTAACAGGCGTGGCCAAGCCCGATCCCATACGATTGGATAACCTTATAGGGTATGATGTACAGCGCAAGCAGGTCATAGATAATACCGAAAGATTTGTGGCCGGTTACCCTGCCAATAATATGTTATTGTATGGTGACAGAGGTACAGGCAAGTCTTCCACTGTAAAAGCGCTTATACATCGTTATGGCAAAGATGGTTTACGGCTTATAGAGGTATCGCGCGATAACCTGAATGATTTTTATGATATACTTGATACTGTCAGGCCGTTCAAGCAACGGTTTATACTGTTTGTCGATG encodes:
- a CDS encoding redox-sensing transcriptional repressor Rex yields the protein MRIVAKEEGKVSDAVVRRLPRYYRYVRELMRNGVTRVSSAELSKRMGLTASQIRQDFNCFGGFGQQGYGYNVEELYEQLTRILGLDEQYNTIIIGAGNIGQAIANYTDFEKDGFILQALFDINPRLIGLAIRGIEIRDIDELGAFVQQHPIDIAIIATPRAKAQEVADMVVRYGIKAIWNFAPVDIVVPSDVVIENVHLSDSLYTLSYKIKELRSDPD
- a CDS encoding PRC-barrel domain-containing protein, translating into MKASHQIIGLPVISAQEGIEAGNIKELLIDPQKRAVRFAVVDDGQWYFGANIVDISDILGIGDDAIVIKSRDAIKKITEVEEAVRLVKVEPPLLGQIVMTHKGKIVGTVEEYFVHEDNGHLLGCRIQSSSETEDADFVPDDNILTYGTKAVVIKLPHEEESAAEERQPEVEIGQEAAASDGKEQYKNVFIERQKAFLIGRRVTKDINDMDGKIIISKDTMLDEEIIEIAAQAGKLVELTMNSRP
- a CDS encoding VanW family protein; protein product: MSVQASSVPVHKKKTWIIWWIIVFVLLVIAGAAAGIGMANIKGILDAQTFYWNVSVDGIDLTGMTKDQAMAIIGQARQADLDKIKLQLQYQDKSWGFDYKDIAASYDVEQQIEKAYAVGRQGNAIERLKEIYTVKQQGAAFHTTFTYDISLLKDDVEAIAKELEIKPVDATVKFTPNVSAANRFKFTEERIGRKMDVDKAMEALSAAVKNNRYEPIELVVNKVQPKVFVNDLKKATSLVAEFSTPLGNSTPDRVTNIRLASGAFNGEVVQPGEVFSINEATGERTRAKGYRDAKVFKEGGKVIEDDLAGGVCQVSSTLYNAVLMSGLEIVERYHHSRQTSYIDLGRDATISYGAADFKFKNNRKTPVFLERTVANGKLTVRIYGEPLPNGQRIAIRSEIYDVVPAPAPKMIVDKTLKPGEKVEEVVGTDGYRTRTYKIVYDKNGRRLSSTVITKDYYKPIQGVIRYNPEKPQPQPETDQ
- a CDS encoding Lrp/AsnC family transcriptional regulator; translation: MTELENNILEILSDDHRVTAEQISAMLDVDVKDVEATIKALEDRGVIVKYNTIINWEKTDREFVTALIEVKVVPQRDQGFDVIAERIYRFPEVQSVYLMSGDYDLAVTVEGKTMKDIAYFVAERLSPLESVLSTATHFILKKYKVEGIILEDHEQDHRLAVSP
- a CDS encoding aminotransferase class I/II-fold pyridoxal phosphate-dependent enzyme encodes the protein MNIKDMISPVIRDMPPSGIRRFFDLVDEIEGAVSLGVGEPDFITPWHIREASIHSLEEGYTHYTSNWGLPSLRREIARYLSHRFNVTYSPEDQIIVTVGASEAIDLALRAIVTTDDEVLVPEPSYVSYMPCVEMAGGRVVPIVTKAEDEFRLTAQALRETITPRTKALILPYPNNPTGGIMLRSDLEAIADALKDTDILVLSDEIYAELTYGDTTHVSIASLPGMEERTVVISGFSKAFAMTGWRVGYAAGHKDIIAAMVKIHQYTMLCAPIMSQIAATEALRAGYNDGYEDIKRMHREYDRRRRLMVKSFNDMGLECFEPRGAFYVFPSIQRTGMSSDEFCERLLQEQKVAVVPGNAFGASGEGFIRCSYAYSIDALTEALKRIKAFAEKYVR
- a CDS encoding NAD(P)H-dependent flavin oxidoreductase, with the translated sequence MKLPKLRIGNLIARIPIIQGGMGVGISLSGLASAVANEGGIGVISGTAVGFREPDFRLHYRASSIKGLKEEIRKAREYSPDGIIGLNLLSAMTNFAELAKAAVEEGIDIIFAGAGLPMRLPEVTKGTDTKAVPIVSSARAAVLICKNWDNKYSVVPDAIVVEGPLAGGHLGYSAKQLDNIDDIDVEDIALDVKKNLVPFEQKYDKHIPVVVAGGIYDGNDIARVLAKGLDGVQMATRFVATDECDADERFKMAYVNAKKEDIIYIQSPVGLVGRAIRNKFLDDVAMGIKKPIRCQYNCLKTCDPKASPYCIADALLNARQGDLDNGFAFAGANVYRIDRIVSVKELINELVESAEAALDEMAKLIESNTV
- a CDS encoding L-fucose/L-arabinose isomerase family protein, coding for MRSTPIGIVMMNDARPHVYNLNNAENMAVVHGWADVIRQRFKNVDGSSPEVITASETITGVRVAQKIGEELRRANCRQVIMCYNVWDFPYLVWPFINSLGRDVPILSLSNNNGQYPGNVGLLATDGALRQAGIRTHRIVGDMNDQSTQDQVLDWLRASEAYTTMHNEVYGIYGGPSMGMDTGYFHLVPNVKTFGTNVFFVDQLLLLKKMEKEVDEAEVEKGFKWFNDLLGDRILYDGHMLTPETLKTQIRLYLAMKLVNEEEGFDFCGLKGQRELTENVCLGDIAEMLMNDPYDWNGSKEPMVCATEGDSYAAMTMQLLKYISGGLPTLFMDVRLYHPELDIWDWCNSGNHSSYYANYSMNAADNFKKLTLHPALEFYFKAGGASVAFDAGPAQMTFARLGLWDDKPFMVIMAGENVELPAEQRKAINAQTDPTWPHVHARVHGNFQEFLNVFPANHVLGVKGNYVRALNYLCEIIGIPSIILGPEGQQRLKPIWEMMN
- a CDS encoding ATP-binding protein encodes the protein MNNEYIYDVRNARLAAAGLTVYKSITEDETVRSFLDLLEMIDDESSMPYDIVNAYHWLVHDLLSIQSGDGVNPWKDHILDLVLNDENAFSKYCQSMEDNADIPYAIQQAVKSDMQYLQTLCSIDSDVLKQNIGMRTGMVAQHWPGWDILYNPGYSRKDEQPNQADDSLQWLQNQRISIKRRIADSACWSDMIDALAEFYKKMGISILNKYLTFRWVGSRAGYAGYLTGVAKPDPIRLDNLIGYDVQRKQVIDNTERFVAGYPANNMLLYGDRGTGKSSTVKALIHRYGKDGLRLIEVSRDNLNDFYDILDTVRPFKQRFILFVDDLAFDADESAYTGLKAVLEGGIEARPDNVVIFATSNRRHLVKEYFSDRIGSDELHEGDTRQEKLSLADRFGIVVTFLQPDQEEYLEIVDGLARQHGIEMNIGELHSMALQWQAKHNGRSGRTAAQFITYLLAHKA